In the genome of Cyanobacteriota bacterium, the window GGCTTTCTTCATGATTGGCTCCCAGTCAGGATCGGTCTTGTTGGTAACCAGCACATCTACTGCCATAAATTCATCAATTCGGTGCACATCTAGAATGACACGGGCGTTGCCTTGGCCAATCATCTCGCCTACAGCTCGGCCTACGGTCAGCACGTTCCCTGTACCCTTGAGGCGATAGGTCTTCAAAACATTCCCTGGTTTCTGAGATTGCACTGTTTCAGGTCGCGCTTGCACGATGAACAGTTGGTCGGTAAGGCCGTCCTTGGCCCACTCAATGTCCATAGGGGTATATTGACCCCGCACAGTAGAGTAGTGGTCTTCGATGATGCAAGCCCATTCTGCCAGTTTTAGAATTTCCTCATCACTGAGGGCAAACTTGTGGCGTTCAGAGTCTGGCACAGAGACATTCTTGGTCATTTTGCCACCACCTACGTCATAGACCATTTTGATCTCTTTACTACCCAGACGCTTTTCTAGAATTGGGCGGAAGCCCTGCCGGAGAGTGGGTTTGAACACAAAGTATTCATCGGGATTGACAGCACCTTGTACGACATTTTCCCCCAGGCCGTAAGCCGCTGTAATCAGAGCAGCATTGCGGAAGCCAGTTTCGGTGTCGATCGAGAACATGACTCCAGAGGCAGCCAGATCGGAGCGCACCATTTTTTGCACACCGACTGAGAGTGCGACTTCAAAGTGGTCAAACCCCTTGATAGTACGGTAGGAAATGGCACGATCGGTAAACAGGGAGGCAAAGCAACGGTGACAGGCATCTAACACTGCATTGATGCCATGCACATTCAGATAGGTTTCCTGTTGACCCGCAAAACTAGCATCGGGTAGGTCTTCTGCTGTAGCGCTAGAGCGTACTGCCACGTCCACATCACTGCTATATCGCTGACATTGCCAGCGATCGTCCCCCGTTAAGCCATCACATAGAGCACTTGTAGAGCCATAGCGTTCACACAGGCGGATGTAAGCTTCAACAATCGCATCCTCAAGTTCCTGCGGGAACGGTGTATTCAAAATCATGGCCCGGGCTTGCTTACCCCGTTCACGCAAATTCGCCACATCTTCCACATTCAGGTCTGACAACAACATCCGCAATCGCTCATCTAAGTTAGCCCGTGAAATGAAATAGCGGAAAGCATGAGCAGTTGTCGCAAAGCCAGTCGGCACATTCACACCCTTGGGAGTCAGTTGCCGAATCATTTCCCCCAGAGATGCATTTTTGCCCCCTACCAAGGGGATATCGGCGAGGCCTACCTGCTCAAACCAGAGTACAAAGGCTTCAGATTTTGCCGATGAGCGAGCGTGGGTTTCTTCGGGTCGATTGGCGGTATACATAATGTCATGCCTCCTAAACAAACATTTGTAAATTCCATGTCTGGTTGCGATCTACCTCCCTTTGAAGGGTTGCTAGAGCCATCTCCCAGCTTATGGGTGATACTCTAGCCTGGAGTGAGGTTTCAACCGCACCCCTTGCCACCATGACTACTTCCAGGGTGATGGCATCGAGTAGTTGGCAAGTAGCTCACCCTTGATATTGCAGTGGGAAAATGCCAGCGCACTACCACTAGTTGCGGGTAAACAACTACCAATGAGGTAAAACTGAGTATAAAAATCAATCCAATCATGAATCTCTCGATCGACCGAGAGAAAACCTTAGTCGGGTGGCTCGTTCATGGCTTGTATGCTCCATTTGTAGAGTTAGGAGGCAGCCTTAGTGAGTTTCGTTGCGAACGTCGTCAGATGTGTCCAGTGAGTGGGAACTACCGTACTCAGTGTATCAATCAATAAGCAAGACCACCTCTACCTTCAAGAATAAATCATAGGGAGGACAAAGAATATGAAGGAATTCTGGAGGATAAAACTACAGCAGTCTGCCTATGCTTAATCATCGTTGTCATTATGGCAATGTAATCATGCAACATATTTCTTGCCGACATACTCTTCATGCTCTTAGACGTTGAGTCCAGTTATGGCTAACTCTGGTGGATGTTCAACCACAAACTGGTAGTAAAGTTCCTGTGTGCCTTGGGCAGGTAGGGTGAGCAACCAGTCTAGTCGGCCTAGTTTGCCCGGCTGGATGGCAGGGGTTGGCTTGGTCAGCCGAACTTTGAACTGTACAGTGCTGTAGGTTTGAGGTTACCTGTAGAGGTAATTTAGCGACGGCTGATACCATGGCTGACGTTTAGCAACCTTTGATAGATAAGGCTTGACATCAGCTCAACACAACTACCCTTAGTTTCGATTACCATCAACATGGCTTCTATTGCTTAAGTTGCGTTGCTGAATTTGAAGGAGTTGTGATGATTCAAGCCTATGCAGCCCGCTCCGCAGGCGAACCGTTAGAACTGTTTGAGTATGACCCTGGTACTCTACACGAAAAAGAGGTGGAAATTCAGGTGGAATATTGTGGCATCTGTCATAGTGATTTGAGTATGTTGAACAACGACTGGGGCATCAGTCAGTATCCCTTTGTGCCAGGACATGAAGTAGTGGGGGTGGTAGCAGCCATTGGCGATCGCGTTGTGACGGTTAAGGTTGGGCAACGGGTTGGCTTAGGCTGGTTTTCCCATTCTTGTATGCATTGTGAATGGTGCATGACAGGTAACCACAACCTCTGCCAAACGGCTGAGCAGACGATCGTTGGACGACATGGTGGCTTTGCTGACAAGGTGCGTGCCCATGAAGAATGGGTCATTCCTCTGCCAGAGGGGTTGGATCCTAGCAAAGCAGGCCCGCTGTTCTGTGGTGGCATTACGGTATTCAACCCGATTGTGCAGTTTGACATTAAACCTACCGATCGCGTTGGTGTCTTAGGTATTGGCG includes:
- a CDS encoding NAD(P)-dependent alcohol dehydrogenase → MIQAYAARSAGEPLELFEYDPGTLHEKEVEIQVEYCGICHSDLSMLNNDWGISQYPFVPGHEVVGVVAAIGDRVVTVKVGQRVGLGWFSHSCMHCEWCMTGNHNLCQTAEQTIVGRHGGFADKVRAHEEWVIPLPEGLDPSKAGPLFCGGITVFNPIVQFDIKPTDRVGVLGIGGLGHMALRFLHAWGCDVTAFSTNPDKEAEARELGANHFINSRDANALASLAGSFDMILSTVNADLDWGLYINALRPKGRLHFVGVVPHAIQAYAFPLIAGQKTLSGTPLGSPATTARMLEFAARHGIEPVTETFAFSQVNEALAHLKAGKARYRIVLKH
- the ppsA gene encoding phosphoenolpyruvate synthase — encoded protein: MYTANRPEETHARSSAKSEAFVLWFEQVGLADIPLVGGKNASLGEMIRQLTPKGVNVPTGFATTAHAFRYFISRANLDERLRMLLSDLNVEDVANLRERGKQARAMILNTPFPQELEDAIVEAYIRLCERYGSTSALCDGLTGDDRWQCQRYSSDVDVAVRSSATAEDLPDASFAGQQETYLNVHGINAVLDACHRCFASLFTDRAISYRTIKGFDHFEVALSVGVQKMVRSDLAASGVMFSIDTETGFRNAALITAAYGLGENVVQGAVNPDEYFVFKPTLRQGFRPILEKRLGSKEIKMVYDVGGGKMTKNVSVPDSERHKFALSDEEILKLAEWACIIEDHYSTVRGQYTPMDIEWAKDGLTDQLFIVQARPETVQSQKPGNVLKTYRLKGTGNVLTVGRAVGEMIGQGNARVILDVHRIDEFMAVDVLVTNKTDPDWEPIMKKASAIVTNQGGRTCHAAIIAREMGIPAIVGCGNATTAITTGQSITVSCAEGEAGKVYDGLVPFEIEETPLDSLPRTRTQVLMNVGNPEEAFGLASIPCDGVGLARLEFIIANHIKAHPLALMHFDTLQDKAAKWEISQLTAQYTDKSAFFVDRLAYGVGTIAAAFYPKPVVVRMSDFKSNEYANLLGGAEFEPQEENPMIGWRGASRYYDPKYTAAFGLECKALKRVRDEMGFTNVIPMIPFCRTPEEGRKVLAVMAEHGLKRGENGLQVYVMCEIPSNVILADQFSEVFDGFSIGSNDLTQLTLGLDRDSALVAHIFDERNDGVKEMVRQVIQRAKATGRKIGICGQAPSDYPEFAQFLVEQGIDSISLNPDTVLKTILTIAQTEGLS